In Cytobacillus oceanisediminis, the following proteins share a genomic window:
- a CDS encoding response regulator, whose product MTKILLIDDEDMILEVLKAYFEKEGWDILMTSNVIDALKKAKADDIDIIILDLMLPDISGEEICRLIRKESDVPIIILTAKSKKENLLNGIQTRRYRKNSLWRMGIQ is encoded by the coding sequence GTGACAAAAATTCTTTTAATAGATGATGAAGATATGATTCTTGAAGTATTAAAGGCCTACTTTGAAAAGGAGGGCTGGGATATTCTGATGACTTCCAATGTGATAGATGCCTTAAAAAAAGCAAAAGCAGATGACATTGATATCATTATTCTAGACCTAATGCTTCCTGATATTTCTGGAGAAGAAATATGCCGTTTAATAAGGAAAGAAAGTGATGTACCAATAATCATACTTACTGCAAAATCAAAAAAAGAGAACTTATTAAATGGAATTCAAACAAGGAGATATCGAAAAAATTCCTTATGGCGAATGGGTATTCAATAA